In the Piscinibacter sp. XHJ-5 genome, one interval contains:
- a CDS encoding EpsD family peptidyl-prolyl cis-trans isomerase: MTRLTTPSRHAPMARSALVVAAVSAVLLVGCGDKKKDKPATQTAARVNKEEITVHQINWVLQQQRAALPPEAAASAGKQVLERLIDQELALQKASEQRIDRDPRVTQQVEAARRDIIARAYMEKIGSGAPKPTDAEVKKYYEEHPALFKDRRIYTLQELAIEAKPEQVEELRAKLASSKDLGEFVNYLKASEFKYAGNQAVRPAEQLPLASLPTLAQMKPGQTIFNKTANGAQIVILAAARSQPVDEQRARPAIEQFLLNERKRRVVEDDLKALRAAAKVEYVGDYVKTAAEKAASQAAALEVKPSVSPLTATPASAPEPIVPVRPASVPSSGALDKGIKGLK, translated from the coding sequence ATGACCCGCCTCACCACCCCGTCCCGCCATGCACCCATGGCCCGCAGCGCGCTCGTCGTCGCCGCGGTGTCTGCGGTGCTGCTCGTGGGCTGCGGCGACAAGAAGAAGGACAAGCCGGCCACGCAGACGGCCGCCCGCGTCAACAAGGAAGAGATCACCGTCCATCAGATCAACTGGGTCCTGCAGCAGCAGCGCGCCGCCTTGCCGCCGGAGGCGGCGGCTTCGGCCGGCAAGCAGGTGCTGGAGCGGCTGATCGACCAGGAACTGGCGCTGCAGAAGGCCTCGGAGCAGCGCATCGACCGCGATCCGCGCGTCACGCAGCAGGTCGAGGCGGCGCGGCGCGACATCATCGCGCGCGCCTACATGGAGAAGATCGGGTCCGGCGCACCCAAGCCGACGGACGCCGAGGTCAAGAAGTACTACGAAGAGCATCCGGCGCTGTTCAAGGACCGGCGCATCTATACGCTGCAGGAACTCGCCATCGAGGCCAAGCCCGAGCAGGTCGAGGAGCTGCGGGCCAAGCTCGCGTCTTCCAAGGACCTGGGCGAGTTCGTCAACTACCTCAAGGCCAGCGAGTTCAAGTACGCCGGCAACCAGGCCGTGCGGCCGGCCGAGCAGCTCCCGCTGGCCAGCCTGCCGACGCTGGCGCAGATGAAGCCCGGCCAGACCATCTTCAACAAGACGGCCAACGGCGCGCAGATCGTCATCCTCGCCGCGGCGCGCAGCCAGCCGGTCGACGAGCAGCGCGCGCGTCCGGCCATCGAGCAGTTCCTGCTCAACGAGCGCAAGCGCAGGGTCGTCGAGGACGACCTGAAGGCCTTGCGCGCGGCCGCCAAGGTGGAGTACGTCGGCGACTACGTGAAGACAGCCGCGGAGAAGGCGGCCTCGCAGGCGGCCGCGCTCGAGGTCAAGCCCAGCGTGTCGCCGCTGACCGCGACGCCGGCGTCGGCGCCGGAGCCGATCGTGCCGGTCCGGCCGGCCTCGGTGCCGTCCAGCGGCGCGCTCGACAAGGGAATCAAGGGATTGAAGTAA
- the epsE gene encoding polysaccharide export protein EpsE, translating into MIRTAIRRLLQGVLLLMLAVGTSAWAQSTQPDMQTAQARTQANTSAVGTQSAPTQGAQTPPPRPDQYVLGAGDVIRINVFQNPDLSLETRISEQGQITFPLVGQLALGGLSVQAAEQRIAKALRDGKFVLNPQVNVLLMQIRSAQVSILGQVNKPGRYPIDQVGSKVSEMIAAAGGVVPGASDLVTLTGTRNGRPVKLEIDLPQILQSGKTELDPVVQNGDILHVDRAPLIYVYGEVQRPGVSRLERGMTVMQALAQSGGLTQRGTERGLRIHRRDANGAVKIVQPHMNDPVERDDVIYVRESLF; encoded by the coding sequence ATGATCAGAACCGCGATTCGCCGACTCCTTCAGGGAGTCCTGCTGCTGATGCTGGCGGTTGGCACCAGCGCGTGGGCGCAGTCCACGCAGCCCGACATGCAGACCGCCCAGGCCCGCACGCAGGCCAACACCAGCGCGGTCGGCACCCAGAGCGCGCCGACACAAGGCGCGCAGACGCCGCCGCCGAGGCCGGACCAGTACGTCCTGGGCGCCGGCGACGTCATCCGCATCAACGTCTTCCAGAACCCCGACCTGAGCCTGGAGACGCGCATCTCCGAGCAGGGGCAGATCACCTTCCCGCTGGTGGGACAACTGGCGCTGGGTGGACTGTCGGTGCAGGCCGCAGAACAGCGCATCGCGAAGGCGCTGCGCGACGGCAAGTTCGTGCTGAACCCGCAGGTGAATGTGCTGCTCATGCAGATCCGCAGCGCGCAGGTCTCCATCCTCGGCCAGGTCAACAAGCCGGGCCGCTACCCGATCGACCAGGTGGGCAGCAAGGTGTCCGAGATGATTGCCGCGGCGGGCGGCGTGGTGCCGGGTGCGTCGGACCTCGTCACGCTCACCGGAACGCGCAACGGCCGCCCGGTCAAGCTCGAGATCGACCTGCCGCAGATCCTGCAGTCGGGCAAGACCGAGCTCGACCCGGTGGTGCAGAACGGCGACATCCTGCACGTCGACCGCGCGCCGCTCATCTACGTGTACGGCGAAGTGCAGCGTCCGGGCGTCTCGCGCCTGGAGCGCGGCATGACGGTGATGCAGGCGCTGGCGCAAAGCGGCGGCCTCACTCAGCGCGGCACCGAGCGCGGCCTGCGCATCCACCGCCGCGATGCCAACGGCGCGGTCAAGATCGTGCAGCCCCACATGAACGACCCTGTCGAGCGCGATGACGTGATCTACGTCCGCGAGTCGCTGTTCTGA
- the epsF gene encoding chain length determinant protein EpsF, which yields MTIAQYLRIIWARKWLVLALLALTTVIGSLITLFVLSKQFQAEASLVVEVRNDPVLGALAPGLASPAYLATQVEILKSDRVAGRVVKMLGVERSPAAVQQWRDSTDAKIPLDRYFAALLQKGLLVEPSRGSNVINITFVNPDAAFAAAAANAFAQAYMDVSVELRVEPARQSATFMDEQTNKLRAQLESAQSRLSKFQQDKGIVVTDERLDQETQRLNVLLAQLAQAQAEQVDTATRQRNTGSEMSPDVQNSPTVQSLKGQLAMAEAKMSEISAIVGTNHPQRQALDAQIRELRTQLSAEVRRVSGGSGILSRGSAQKVAELQSMADEQKKTVLAMRSLRDQMAVLQRDVDNAQRAYEGVSQRVTALSLEGQNTQANVRLLSPAVEPFTPSRPRVALNILGSIVGGLLLGAAAAIGLELLNRRVRSPDDLVATAGVPVIGVLQPMDSKRPVFRRLSSGRPQLPPSRPLLSAPGAR from the coding sequence ATGACCATCGCTCAGTACCTGCGCATCATCTGGGCCCGCAAGTGGCTCGTGCTGGCGCTGCTCGCGCTCACCACGGTGATCGGTTCGCTGATCACGCTGTTCGTGCTGTCCAAGCAGTTCCAGGCCGAAGCCTCGCTCGTCGTGGAGGTCCGCAACGATCCGGTGCTGGGCGCGCTCGCGCCGGGCCTCGCGTCGCCGGCCTATCTCGCGACCCAGGTCGAGATCCTGAAGAGCGACCGGGTCGCCGGCCGCGTCGTCAAGATGCTCGGAGTCGAGCGTTCGCCGGCGGCGGTGCAGCAGTGGCGCGACTCCACCGACGCCAAGATCCCGCTGGACCGCTACTTCGCCGCGCTGCTGCAGAAGGGTCTGCTGGTCGAGCCTTCGCGCGGCAGCAACGTCATCAACATCACCTTCGTCAATCCAGATGCGGCATTCGCCGCCGCGGCGGCCAACGCGTTCGCGCAGGCCTACATGGACGTGTCGGTGGAGCTGCGGGTGGAGCCGGCGCGCCAGTCGGCCACCTTCATGGACGAGCAGACCAACAAGCTGCGCGCCCAGCTCGAGTCGGCCCAGTCCCGGTTGTCCAAGTTCCAGCAGGACAAGGGCATCGTCGTCACCGACGAGCGCCTGGACCAGGAAACCCAGCGCCTGAACGTGCTGCTGGCGCAACTGGCGCAGGCGCAGGCCGAGCAGGTCGACACCGCCACGCGGCAGCGCAACACCGGCTCCGAGATGTCGCCCGATGTGCAGAACTCGCCCACCGTGCAGTCGCTGAAGGGTCAGCTCGCGATGGCCGAGGCCAAGATGAGCGAGATCAGCGCGATCGTCGGCACCAACCATCCGCAGCGCCAGGCGCTGGACGCGCAGATCCGCGAGCTGCGCACGCAGCTCTCGGCCGAAGTCAGGCGGGTGTCCGGCGGCAGCGGCATCCTGAGCCGCGGCAGCGCACAGAAGGTGGCCGAGCTCCAGTCGATGGCCGATGAGCAGAAGAAGACGGTGCTGGCGATGCGCTCGCTGCGCGACCAGATGGCGGTGCTGCAGCGCGACGTCGACAACGCGCAGCGAGCCTACGAAGGCGTGAGCCAGCGCGTGACGGCGCTGAGCCTCGAAGGCCAGAACACGCAGGCCAACGTGCGGCTGCTGAGCCCGGCCGTCGAGCCCTTCACGCCGTCGCGGCCACGCGTCGCGCTGAACATCCTCGGCTCCATCGTGGGCGGGCTGCTGCTGGGCGCGGCCGCCGCGATCGGTCTGGAGCTGCTGAACCGCCGGGTCCGCAGCCCGGATGACCTGGTCGCCACCGCGGGCGTGCCGGTCATCGGCGTGCTGCAGCCCATGGATTCGAAGCGGCCGGTGTTCCGGCGGCTGTCGTCGGGACGTCCGCAGCTACCGCCCTCGCGGCCGCTGCTGTCTGCACCAGGAGCACGCTGA